In Micromonospora purpureochromogenes, a single window of DNA contains:
- a CDS encoding TldD/PmbA family protein, with protein MTELDVAGQVVELVRRLAGPDAQAEVAVTRHDLALTRFANSFIHQNVAESGVSVRLRLHVDGRTAAGGGSLVDADGLYALVERTVAAARLCPPDPAWPGLTPPTAVRSSGLLDEDTAYAEPDARADRVRAFVDAVGGLEAAGYCRTSYRSGAFANSAGHTAQGRTTEAAMDGIARAGGADGVARLCADRLADLDGTALGARAAGKARAAADPVELSPGRYEVVLEPAAVGDLLQNFSWYGFNGKRYAERQSFAEPGTAQFDPSVTLVDDPLHASALPFDLEGTARRALSLVEAGVTRAVAHDRRSGAEVGTGSTGHGMVGASTFGPIPRNLRLLAATGRGGRPDDGADGTPGAVADGDTAALVAGMERGLLVSDFWYTRVLDPKSLVITGLTRNGVWLVEDGVPTRAVRDFRFTESYPRALAPGAVLGLGQRPVRQPDRLDGVWWEAPALRLAAWNFTGGASG; from the coding sequence ATGACCGAGCTGGACGTCGCCGGTCAGGTGGTGGAGCTGGTCCGCCGGCTGGCCGGCCCCGACGCGCAGGCCGAGGTGGCGGTGACCCGCCACGACCTGGCGCTGACCCGGTTCGCCAACTCCTTCATCCACCAGAACGTGGCCGAGTCCGGGGTCTCGGTGCGGCTGCGGCTGCACGTCGACGGCCGGACCGCCGCCGGCGGGGGCAGCCTGGTCGACGCCGACGGCCTGTACGCGCTGGTCGAGCGGACGGTGGCGGCGGCACGGCTCTGTCCGCCGGACCCGGCCTGGCCGGGGTTGACCCCGCCCACGGCGGTGCGCTCCAGCGGCCTGCTCGACGAGGACACCGCCTACGCCGAGCCGGACGCGCGGGCGGACCGGGTCCGCGCCTTCGTCGACGCGGTGGGCGGCCTGGAGGCGGCGGGCTACTGCCGGACGTCGTACCGGTCCGGGGCGTTCGCCAACTCCGCCGGCCACACCGCGCAGGGCCGCACCACCGAGGCGGCGATGGACGGCATCGCCCGGGCCGGCGGCGCGGACGGGGTGGCCCGGCTCTGCGCCGACCGCCTGGCCGACCTCGACGGGACGGCGCTGGGCGCCCGGGCCGCCGGCAAGGCGCGCGCCGCCGCCGACCCGGTGGAGCTGTCCCCGGGCCGGTACGAGGTGGTGCTTGAGCCGGCCGCGGTGGGCGACCTGTTGCAGAACTTCTCCTGGTACGGCTTCAACGGCAAGCGGTACGCCGAGCGGCAGTCCTTCGCCGAGCCGGGCACCGCCCAGTTCGACCCGTCGGTGACCCTGGTCGACGACCCGCTGCACGCCTCCGCCCTCCCGTTCGACCTGGAGGGCACCGCCCGGCGGGCGCTGTCGCTGGTTGAGGCCGGGGTGACCCGTGCGGTGGCGCACGACCGGCGCAGCGGTGCCGAGGTGGGCACCGGGTCCACCGGCCACGGCATGGTCGGCGCGTCCACCTTCGGCCCGATCCCCCGCAACCTCCGCCTGCTCGCCGCAACCGGCCGGGGCGGGCGGCCCGACGACGGTGCCGACGGCACCCCCGGGGCGGTGGCGGACGGGGACACTGCCGCGCTGGTCGCCGGGATGGAGCGCGGGCTGCTGGTCAGCGACTTCTGGTACACCCGGGTGCTCGATCCGAAGAGCCTGGTGATCACGGGGCTGACCCGCAACGGCGTGTGGCTGGTCGAGGACGGCGTGCCGACCCGGGCGGTCCGCGACTTCCGGTTCACCGAGTCGTACCCGCGGGCGCTGGCGCCGGGCGCGGTGCTCGGCCTCGGGCAACGGCCGGTGCGCCAGCCGGACCGGCTGGACGGGGTCTGGTGGGAGGCGCCGGCGCTGCGCCTGGCGGCGTGGAACTTCACCGGCGGCGCCTCCGGCTGA
- a CDS encoding TldD/PmbA family protein, with the protein MTEFDAASAAVQAALDAGARYADARVMHRRYESMSARNGAIEELTQDESIGLGVRALVGSSWGFHAVPELSDAAARDAGRRAAAIAAASARVPGPPIDLVSTGAAVASWASSCRVDPLGVALSDKGDLLVGATATMREHGADLAEGLYQIWDTAKWFVSSEGHRIDQRIRECGGGISATSIGDGETQRRSYPSYRGQYGTTGWELVESLDLTAHAARIAEESRALLTAPECPAGETDLILGGEQLALQIHESVGHAIELDRILGWEAAFAGTSWLDLAQLGSLRYGSELMNVTIDPTIPGALGSFGFDDEGSPAVRRDAVREGRWVGVLAGRDSAAVAGLDYGGSVRADGWARLPMVRMTNVGLEPGPHTLDEIIAATDDGVLMDVNRSWSIDDKRLNFQFGCEIGWEVKNGRRGRMLRNPTYTGIGPLFWRSMDMLSSETVAWGTPNCGKGQPGQVGHTGHPAAPARFRSVRVGVRA; encoded by the coding sequence ATGACCGAGTTCGACGCGGCCTCCGCCGCTGTCCAGGCCGCCCTCGACGCGGGCGCCCGGTACGCGGACGCCCGGGTGATGCACCGCCGCTACGAGTCGATGTCGGCCCGCAACGGCGCCATCGAGGAGCTGACCCAGGACGAGAGCATCGGCCTGGGGGTGCGAGCGCTGGTCGGGTCGAGCTGGGGCTTCCATGCCGTACCCGAGCTCTCCGACGCCGCGGCCCGCGATGCCGGCCGGCGCGCCGCGGCGATCGCCGCCGCGAGCGCGCGGGTGCCCGGCCCGCCGATCGACCTGGTGTCGACCGGAGCGGCCGTGGCGAGCTGGGCCTCGTCGTGCCGGGTCGACCCGCTCGGCGTCGCCCTCTCCGACAAGGGCGACCTGCTGGTCGGGGCCACCGCGACGATGCGGGAGCACGGCGCCGACCTGGCCGAGGGGCTCTACCAGATCTGGGACACCGCCAAGTGGTTCGTCTCCAGCGAGGGGCACCGGATCGACCAGCGCATCCGCGAGTGCGGCGGCGGCATCTCGGCCACCTCCATCGGTGACGGCGAGACCCAGCGCCGCTCCTACCCCAGCTACCGCGGCCAGTACGGCACCACCGGCTGGGAGCTGGTCGAGTCGCTGGACCTCACCGCGCACGCCGCGCGCATCGCCGAGGAGTCCCGGGCGCTGCTCACCGCGCCCGAGTGCCCGGCCGGCGAGACCGACCTCATCCTCGGCGGCGAACAGCTCGCGTTGCAGATCCACGAGTCGGTCGGCCACGCCATCGAGCTGGACCGCATCCTCGGCTGGGAGGCCGCCTTCGCGGGCACGTCCTGGTTGGATCTGGCCCAGCTCGGCTCGCTGCGCTACGGCTCCGAGCTGATGAACGTCACCATCGACCCGACCATCCCGGGCGCGCTGGGCAGCTTCGGCTTCGACGACGAGGGCTCCCCGGCGGTCCGCCGGGACGCGGTCCGCGAGGGGCGCTGGGTGGGCGTGCTCGCCGGTCGGGACTCGGCCGCCGTCGCCGGTCTCGACTACGGCGGCAGCGTACGGGCCGACGGCTGGGCCCGGCTGCCGATGGTGCGGATGACCAACGTGGGACTGGAGCCCGGCCCGCACACGCTCGACGAGATCATCGCCGCCACCGACGACGGGGTGCTGATGGACGTCAACCGCTCCTGGTCGATCGACGACAAGCGGCTCAACTTCCAGTTCGGCTGCGAGATCGGCTGGGAGGTGAAGAACGGCCGGCGCGGGCGGATGCTGCGCAACCCCACCTACACCGGCATCGGCCCGCTCTTCTGGCGCTCGATGGACATGCTCTCGTCCGAGACCGTCGCCTGGGGCACGCCCAACTGCGGGAAGGGCCAGCCCGGCCAGGTCGGCCACACCGGCCACCCGGCCGCCCCGGCCCGCTTCCGTTCCGTCCGAGTAGGGGTGCGCGCATGA
- a CDS encoding Uma2 family endonuclease: MTAAVFDHEGPWTEEEYLALGETQQRVELFDGSLHVTPAPTPRHQRISRKLGNILEAAAETAGLELLEAVNVRLRPGRIPIPDLVITGPVDLDELMIEAADVRLICEIISPSNAATDKVLKMHYYAASGIEWYLLIEQETGGMRLFRRRGRNYVEQSSVKRGETLTLTEPVHATIRPEDLVP; encoded by the coding sequence ATGACCGCGGCGGTGTTCGACCACGAGGGACCGTGGACCGAAGAGGAGTACCTCGCCCTCGGCGAGACGCAGCAACGCGTCGAACTCTTCGACGGGAGCCTCCACGTGACCCCAGCCCCCACTCCACGCCACCAGCGCATTTCGCGCAAGTTGGGCAACATCCTCGAAGCCGCGGCGGAGACCGCCGGGCTGGAACTCCTGGAGGCGGTGAACGTCCGGCTCCGACCGGGCCGGATCCCCATTCCCGATCTCGTCATCACCGGGCCGGTCGACCTGGACGAACTCATGATCGAGGCGGCCGACGTCCGGCTCATCTGCGAGATCATCTCGCCGAGCAACGCGGCCACCGACAAGGTGCTCAAGATGCACTACTACGCCGCCTCCGGCATTGAGTGGTACCTGCTGATCGAGCAGGAGACGGGTGGCATGCGCCTCTTCCGCCGCCGGGGCCGCAACTACGTCGAACAGTCCTCGGTCAAGCGCGGCGAGACCTTGACGCTGACCGAGCCCGTGCACGCCACGATCCGGCCGGAGGATCTGGTCCCCTGA
- a CDS encoding ABC transporter ATP-binding protein, protein MPEQRAAEAPHLRVDDLRVSFATTDGVVRAVDGVSFDVARGRTLGIVGESGSGKSVTSLAILGLHDAKRTTITGEITLGGRQLVGLGDEEVRRLRGRDMAMIFQDPLSALHPYYTVGRQIAEAYRVHHPGAGRREARTRAVDMLGRVGIPQPARRFDQYPHEFSGGMRQRAMIAMALINDPDLLIADEPTTALDVTVQAQILDLLTDLQAEFHSAIILITHDLGVVSQVADDVLVMYGGRAVERGTVEQVLRRPQHPYTWGLLSSVPSLHGDADADLVPIPGTPPSLINLPSGCAFHPRCRYAGRNGDRSRTEVPELGPAGEAGHLVACHLSAQERTRLYQEDVAQVGVAR, encoded by the coding sequence GTGCCGGAGCAGCGCGCCGCCGAGGCGCCCCACCTGCGCGTCGACGACCTGCGGGTCAGTTTCGCCACCACCGACGGCGTGGTCCGGGCCGTGGACGGGGTCTCCTTCGACGTGGCGCGCGGGCGCACCCTCGGCATCGTCGGCGAGTCCGGCTCCGGCAAGAGCGTCACCTCGCTGGCCATCCTGGGTCTGCACGACGCCAAGCGGACCACCATCACCGGGGAGATCACCCTCGGCGGCCGTCAACTGGTCGGCCTCGGAGACGAGGAGGTGCGCCGGCTGCGCGGCCGGGACATGGCGATGATCTTCCAGGACCCGCTGTCCGCGCTGCACCCCTACTACACGGTGGGCCGGCAGATCGCCGAGGCGTACCGGGTGCACCACCCGGGGGCGGGTCGGCGGGAGGCGCGTACCCGGGCGGTCGACATGCTCGGCCGGGTCGGCATCCCGCAGCCGGCGCGTCGCTTCGACCAGTACCCGCACGAGTTCTCCGGCGGCATGCGACAGCGGGCGATGATCGCGATGGCGCTGATCAACGACCCCGACCTGCTGATCGCCGACGAGCCGACCACCGCCCTCGACGTGACCGTGCAGGCGCAGATCCTGGACCTGCTCACCGACCTGCAGGCCGAGTTCCACTCGGCGATCATCCTGATCACCCACGACCTGGGCGTGGTCTCCCAGGTCGCCGACGACGTGCTGGTCATGTACGGGGGCCGGGCGGTCGAGCGGGGCACGGTCGAGCAGGTGCTGCGGCGCCCGCAGCACCCGTACACCTGGGGGTTGCTGTCGAGCGTGCCCTCGCTGCACGGCGACGCGGACGCGGACCTGGTGCCGATCCCCGGCACGCCGCCCTCGCTGATCAACCTGCCGTCGGGCTGCGCGTTCCACCCGCGCTGCCGGTACGCCGGCCGCAACGGTGACCGCTCGCGCACCGAGGTGCCCGAGCTGGGCCCGGCGGGCGAGGCCGGCCACCTGGTCGCCTGTCACCTGTCGGCGCAGGAGCGCACCCGGCTCTACCAGGAGGATGTCGCACAGGTGGGGGTGGCTCGGTGA
- a CDS encoding ABC transporter ATP-binding protein produces the protein MSAEVESRVAADEPLLRVRGLTKHFPVRTGLRSRGLVRAVDGLDFDVRPGETLGLVGESGCGKTTTGRMLVRLLEPSAGTIEFAGRDITHARRRELRPLRQDLQIIFQDPYASLNPRHTVGRIVAMPLQVNGIDPPGGVRKRVQELLELVGLNPEHYNRYPHEFSGGQRQRIGIARALALRPKLIVADEPVSALDVSIQAQVINLLRDLQRDLDLAFVFIAHDLAVVRHFCQRVAVMYLGRIVEIGDRADIYERPQHPYTRALLSAIPDVTALGPAGRIRLAGDVPTPLDPPSGCRFRTRCWKAQDVCATEEPALVPRDGGRQATACHFPEGESAGTSPEAGPVAAAGPVVPVQPTESTAPAGSTPPAGSVGASGEEVAK, from the coding sequence GTGAGCGCGGAGGTCGAGAGCAGGGTGGCAGCCGACGAACCGCTGCTGCGGGTACGCGGGCTGACCAAGCACTTCCCGGTGCGCACCGGACTGCGTAGCCGGGGGCTGGTGCGGGCGGTCGACGGGTTGGACTTCGACGTGCGGCCGGGGGAGACCCTGGGCCTGGTCGGGGAGTCCGGCTGCGGCAAGACCACCACCGGCCGGATGCTGGTGCGGCTGCTGGAGCCCAGCGCCGGGACCATCGAGTTCGCCGGTCGGGACATCACCCACGCCCGGCGTCGGGAGCTGCGGCCGCTGCGGCAGGACCTTCAGATCATCTTCCAGGACCCGTACGCCTCGCTGAACCCCCGGCACACCGTGGGCCGGATCGTGGCGATGCCGTTGCAGGTCAACGGCATCGACCCGCCCGGCGGGGTGCGCAAGCGGGTGCAGGAACTGCTGGAGCTGGTCGGGCTGAACCCGGAGCACTACAACCGCTACCCGCACGAGTTCTCCGGCGGGCAGCGGCAGCGCATCGGCATCGCCCGGGCGCTGGCGCTGCGGCCGAAGCTGATCGTCGCCGACGAGCCGGTCTCCGCGCTGGACGTCTCGATCCAGGCGCAGGTGATCAACCTGCTCCGGGACCTGCAACGCGACCTCGATCTGGCGTTCGTGTTCATCGCCCACGACCTGGCCGTGGTGCGGCACTTCTGCCAGCGGGTCGCCGTCATGTACCTCGGCCGGATCGTCGAGATCGGCGACCGGGCCGACATCTACGAACGGCCGCAGCATCCGTACACCCGGGCCCTGCTGTCGGCGATCCCGGACGTGACGGCGCTCGGCCCGGCCGGACGGATCCGGCTGGCCGGCGACGTCCCGACGCCGCTGGACCCGCCCTCGGGCTGCCGGTTCCGGACCCGCTGCTGGAAGGCGCAGGACGTCTGCGCCACCGAGGAGCCGGCCCTGGTGCCCCGGGACGGCGGCCGGCAGGCCACCGCCTGCCACTTCCCCGAAGGGGAATCGGCTGGCACGAGCCCGGAGGCCGGCCCGGTGGCCGCCGCCGGCCCGGTCGTCCCGGTGCAACCGACGGAGTCGACGGCTCCGGCCGGGTCAACGCCCCCGGCCGGGTCGGTGGGCGCGAGCGGCGAGGAGGTGGCGAAGTGA
- a CDS encoding ABC transporter permease — MSLSPVEGLALAEIESGGEGDAPRSRGIVGRSPGQLALARLRRDRTARVSAALLVFFVVVALVAPLLSMVYGVGPGEDFKDKLDQCCGMPLGYLGGISGEHWFGLEPGTGRDIFIRMVYGLRTSLLIAFSAAVLSTALGMTLGVVAGYLGGWIDAVITWITDLVLAMPFLIIALALMPTLVLRFYGERDAVPEAFGVAMLIAIFVVFGWTSTARLVRGQVIALREREFVEAARASGAGLGHMLFRQLLPNIWAPILVAFSLAVPQFITSEAALAFIGVGLTDETPSFGRMIYRSLDYLQTDPAYVFFPGVTIFALVLAFNLFGDALRDALDPKSSR; from the coding sequence GTGAGTCTGTCCCCGGTCGAGGGTCTGGCGCTGGCCGAGATCGAGTCCGGCGGCGAGGGCGACGCGCCGCGGAGCAGAGGCATCGTCGGCCGGTCACCCGGCCAGCTCGCGCTGGCCCGGCTGCGCCGGGACCGGACCGCCCGGGTCAGTGCCGCCCTGCTGGTCTTCTTCGTGGTGGTGGCGCTGGTCGCCCCGCTGCTCTCGATGGTGTACGGCGTCGGTCCCGGCGAGGACTTCAAGGACAAGCTGGACCAGTGCTGCGGCATGCCGCTGGGCTACCTGGGCGGCATCTCCGGCGAGCACTGGTTCGGGCTGGAGCCCGGCACCGGCCGGGACATCTTCATCCGGATGGTGTACGGCCTGCGGACCTCCCTGCTGATCGCCTTCTCGGCGGCGGTGCTCAGCACCGCGCTCGGCATGACGCTCGGTGTCGTCGCCGGCTACCTGGGCGGCTGGATCGACGCGGTGATCACCTGGATCACCGACCTGGTGCTGGCCATGCCGTTCCTGATCATCGCGCTGGCCCTGATGCCGACGCTGGTGCTGCGCTTCTACGGCGAGCGCGATGCGGTGCCCGAGGCGTTCGGCGTGGCGATGCTGATCGCGATCTTCGTGGTCTTCGGTTGGACCAGCACCGCCCGGCTGGTCCGCGGGCAGGTGATCGCGCTGCGCGAGCGGGAGTTCGTGGAGGCGGCCCGGGCCAGCGGCGCCGGCCTGGGGCACATGCTCTTCCGGCAGCTGCTGCCGAACATCTGGGCGCCGATCCTGGTGGCCTTCTCGCTGGCGGTGCCGCAGTTCATCACCAGCGAGGCGGCGCTGGCCTTCATCGGGGTCGGCCTGACCGACGAGACGCCGAGCTTCGGCCGGATGATCTACCGGAGCCTGGACTACCTCCAGACCGACCCGGCGTACGTCTTCTTCCCCGGCGTCACCATCTTCGCGCTGGTGCTGGCCTTCAACCTCTTCGGGGACGCGCTGCGCGACGCGCTTGACCCGAAGTCGTCGCGGTAG
- a CDS encoding ABC transporter permease: MARFLIKRIFSAALTLFVVSVLTFLMFFALPRDPVNGMCPKNCNPERLERVRQELGLRDPLVTQYAGYMKGIFTGRDLGSAQGGRCDAPCLGWSYVANEAVSDTIARVLPVTLSIVIPAAILWLLLGVGLGMISALRRGTWVDRVAIGFSLTGASLQLYFVGAVLLLVFVYTTRLLPVPGYTSILDNPLKWASGLVLAWVALAFLFSAIYARLSRAQMLETLSEDFVRTARAKGLAKPQVYGRHALRAAITPVVTIAGLDVGGALGGTVITELTFGLTGLGRTAVDAVKGGDLPTIMATVLIAAFFVVVANLVVDLLYAAIDPRVRLG, translated from the coding sequence ATGGCCCGTTTCCTGATCAAGCGGATCTTCTCCGCCGCCCTCACCCTCTTCGTGGTGAGCGTGCTGACCTTCCTGATGTTCTTCGCGCTGCCCCGCGACCCGGTCAACGGCATGTGCCCGAAGAACTGCAACCCGGAGCGGCTGGAGCGGGTACGCCAGGAGCTGGGGCTGCGCGATCCGCTCGTCACCCAGTACGCCGGCTACATGAAGGGCATCTTCACCGGCCGGGATCTGGGCAGCGCCCAGGGTGGTCGGTGTGACGCCCCCTGCCTGGGCTGGTCGTACGTGGCCAACGAGGCGGTCTCCGACACCATCGCCCGGGTGCTGCCGGTGACGCTGAGCATCGTGATCCCGGCGGCGATCCTCTGGTTGCTGCTCGGGGTGGGTCTCGGCATGATCTCCGCGCTGCGTCGGGGCACCTGGGTGGACCGGGTCGCGATCGGCTTCTCGCTGACCGGCGCCTCGTTGCAGCTCTACTTCGTCGGCGCGGTGCTGCTGCTGGTCTTCGTCTACACGACGCGGCTGCTCCCGGTCCCCGGCTACACGTCGATCCTCGACAACCCGCTGAAGTGGGCGAGCGGGTTGGTGCTCGCCTGGGTCGCGCTGGCCTTCCTCTTCTCCGCCATCTACGCCCGGCTGTCCCGGGCGCAGATGCTGGAGACGCTGTCGGAGGACTTCGTCCGGACCGCGCGGGCCAAGGGCCTGGCCAAACCCCAGGTGTACGGGCGGCACGCGCTGCGCGCGGCGATCACCCCGGTGGTCACCATCGCCGGGCTGGACGTCGGCGGGGCGCTGGGCGGCACGGTGATCACCGAGCTGACCTTCGGCCTGACCGGGCTGGGGCGTACCGCCGTGGACGCGGTCAAGGGCGGTGACCTGCCCACCATCATGGCCACCGTGCTGATCGCGGCCTTCTTCGTGGTGGTCGCCAACCTGGTGGTGGACCTGCTCTACGCCGCGATCGACCCGCGGGTGCGGCTGGGCTGA